In a genomic window of Penaeus vannamei isolate JL-2024 chromosome 38, ASM4276789v1, whole genome shotgun sequence:
- the LOC138859752 gene encoding octapeptide-repeat protein T2-like, with protein MKVLEPKKLKKKLEKEREREREREREREREREREREKERERERERERERERKKERKREREKERKKEREKEREREREREREREREKSRERETEREREREREREREREREREREREERKKEREKERERERERERTRREREREREREERETERERQRERERESERVRERERERERERQKERERERERERERERKRERRERERKKERKKERERKERKKEREKERERERERKTFNNNNNNNNDNNNNNNNNNN; from the exons ATGAAAGTCTTGGAGCCAAAAA aactaaagaaaaaactagaaaaagagagagagagagagagagagagagagagagagagagagagagagagagagagagagagagagaaagagagagagagagagagagagagagagagagagagagagagaaagaaagaaagaaagagagagagagagaaagaaagaaagaaagaaagagagaaagagagagagagagaaagagagagagagagagagagagagagagagaaatcaag agagagagagacagagagagagagagagagagagagagagagagagagagagagagagagagagagagagagagagagagaagaaagaaagaaagaaagagagaaagaaagagagagagagagagagagagagagaacgaga agagagagagagagagagagagagagagaagagagagagacagagagagagagacagagagagagagagagagagagtgagagagtgagagagagagagagagagagagagagagagagacagaaagagagagagagagagagagagagagagagagagagagaaagaaagagagagaga agagagagagagagaaagaaagaaagaaaaaaagagagagagagaaaagaaagaaagaaagagagagagaaagagagagagagagaaagagagagaaagacgtt taataataataataataataataatgataataataataataataataataataataat